A genomic region of Paenibacillus sp. PL2-23 contains the following coding sequences:
- a CDS encoding histidine triad nucleotide-binding protein produces the protein MDCIFCKIVEGSIPSQKVFENDSVLAFRDIQPAAPVHILIIPKKHIPTMNDVADEDAELVAELFAAARQIAKEQGIAESGYRLINNVNSDGGQVVYHLHIHLLGGEKLGGLLPKSGS, from the coding sequence ATGGACTGCATTTTTTGCAAAATCGTTGAGGGCTCCATCCCGTCCCAAAAGGTGTTCGAGAACGATTCCGTTCTGGCCTTTCGGGACATTCAGCCGGCAGCGCCCGTACATATATTAATCATTCCGAAGAAGCATATTCCGACGATGAACGATGTCGCGGACGAGGATGCCGAGTTGGTCGCAGAGCTGTTCGCAGCGGCGCGGCAGATCGCCAAGGAGCAAGGAATCGCGGAGTCGGGATACCGGTTGATCAACAACGTGAACAGCGATGGCGGACAGGTTGTATACCATCTTCATATCCATTTGCTTGGCGGAGAGAAGCTGGGCGGATTGCTGCCAAAGAGCGGAAGTTGA
- a CDS encoding PhoH family protein, with product MPIETKTIKVPLESAEEGLAVFGPRDRFLRLVEQEVESSISSREAEIVISGPVKEAESLEQLYQVLLQLVRGGYTPSERDVAYALELARTMQADELLDLFKKEIATTYRGKKIMVKTIGQRHYVKTIRRKDIVFGIGPAGTGKTYLAVVLAVAALKEGSVKRIVLTRPAVEAGENLGFLPGDLQEKVDPYLRPLYDALHDVLGPDQTVKAMERGLIEIAPLAYMRGRTLDDSFIILDEAQNTTPEQMKMFLTRLGFGSKMVVTGDVTQIDLPRGKTSGLIEAQRILKNIEEIGLIYFTEGDVVRHSLVQKIIMAYDWDAENKA from the coding sequence TTGCCAATCGAAACGAAAACAATTAAAGTTCCGCTAGAAAGCGCCGAAGAAGGATTGGCGGTATTCGGACCGCGGGATCGATTTTTGAGATTAGTAGAACAGGAAGTGGAGTCGTCTATATCCTCTCGCGAAGCGGAAATTGTCATCTCCGGACCGGTCAAGGAAGCAGAGTCGCTGGAGCAGCTATACCAGGTATTGCTCCAGCTCGTCAGAGGCGGGTACACTCCCTCCGAGCGGGACGTCGCTTATGCGCTTGAGCTGGCGCGCACGATGCAGGCGGACGAGCTTCTGGATCTGTTCAAGAAGGAGATTGCAACAACCTACCGCGGCAAGAAGATAATGGTCAAAACCATTGGCCAGCGTCATTATGTGAAGACGATTCGCCGCAAGGATATCGTATTTGGCATTGGGCCCGCAGGCACGGGCAAAACGTATTTGGCGGTTGTGCTGGCCGTGGCCGCGCTGAAGGAAGGCTCCGTGAAACGAATCGTATTGACGAGGCCAGCAGTCGAAGCCGGAGAAAATCTAGGTTTTCTGCCCGGCGATCTGCAGGAGAAGGTGGACCCGTATCTGCGTCCGCTGTACGATGCGCTGCACGACGTCCTTGGGCCGGATCAGACGGTGAAGGCGATGGAGCGCGGTCTGATCGAGATCGCCCCTCTGGCGTATATGCGGGGACGCACGCTGGACGATTCCTTTATCATATTGGATGAAGCGCAGAACACAACGCCGGAGCAGATGAAGATGTTCTTGACACGTCTTGGCTTCGGCTCCAAGATGGTAGTGACGGGTGACGTTACCCAGATCGATTTGCCAAGGGGCAAAACCTCCGGTCTCATCGAAGCGCAGCGCATACTCAAAAATATCGAGGAAATTGGCTTAATTTATTTCACCGAAGGAGACGTCGTTCGCCACTCCCTGGTTCAAAAAATCATTATGGCTTATGATTGGGATGCCGAGAATAAAGCCTAG
- the yqfD gene encoding sporulation protein YqfD, with the protein MKGQGALWFQGVVVVQARGGAPERFVNRALEGGIALSGIRWTSQGLLQFEVSVSDFFRLRPFLKETGCRIHVKQRKGLPFWLVKAEKRVWFTGGIALFFAIIFMLSSLVWSVEVEGNAKLSDEQILRAAKAEGLYPLQWSFRLQSPDTLSKRLVSSLPGTTWIGVEKKGTKVTIQVVEMTLPDVPELQSPRHLVASADGVVTQIIAEAGKPVVKKNTRVKKGQTLISGLIGNETNARAVVAKGSVRGLVWYEFLVETPLTQRVKVYTGEKKSKWYAVIGSRALQVSGYGSDGYESSETIDRLERFSWRGLELPLGRMKETVLETTLQERTLSQDEAKAVGLMQAKADVIEKAGLDAVVRSEFVLHEKAENGKVYMKVLFEVEQSLIQEVPIVQMQGD; encoded by the coding sequence TTGAAGGGACAAGGGGCATTATGGTTCCAGGGAGTCGTTGTTGTGCAAGCGCGGGGCGGTGCGCCGGAGCGGTTCGTGAACCGGGCTTTGGAAGGAGGGATCGCTTTGTCCGGCATTCGTTGGACAAGCCAGGGACTTCTTCAATTCGAGGTGTCGGTGAGTGATTTTTTTCGGCTTCGTCCTTTTTTGAAGGAGACAGGCTGCCGTATTCATGTCAAGCAGCGCAAAGGCTTGCCGTTCTGGCTGGTCAAAGCGGAGAAGCGCGTCTGGTTTACGGGCGGAATCGCATTGTTCTTCGCCATCATATTTATGCTGTCTTCCCTGGTCTGGTCGGTAGAGGTGGAGGGCAACGCAAAGCTGTCTGACGAGCAAATCTTGCGGGCTGCCAAGGCCGAGGGCTTATACCCCCTTCAATGGTCGTTCCGCCTGCAGAGCCCGGATACGCTGTCCAAGCGGCTGGTAAGCTCGCTACCGGGAACAACCTGGATCGGCGTGGAGAAAAAAGGCACCAAGGTTACCATACAGGTGGTGGAGATGACGCTGCCGGACGTGCCAGAGCTGCAGAGTCCAAGACACCTGGTTGCCTCTGCGGACGGTGTGGTTACACAAATTATCGCGGAGGCTGGAAAGCCCGTTGTGAAAAAAAATACACGCGTTAAAAAAGGACAAACGTTAATTTCCGGTCTGATTGGCAATGAAACGAATGCTCGCGCGGTTGTCGCCAAGGGCTCGGTGAGAGGGCTTGTATGGTACGAGTTTCTTGTGGAGACGCCTCTTACGCAGAGGGTTAAGGTATATACCGGCGAAAAAAAGAGCAAATGGTACGCCGTGATCGGCTCGCGCGCCCTTCAGGTCAGCGGCTATGGCTCGGACGGCTACGAGTCTTCCGAAACGATCGACCGTCTTGAAAGATTTTCTTGGAGGGGGCTGGAGCTGCCGCTCGGCCGCATGAAGGAGACGGTGCTGGAGACGACGCTACAGGAGAGAACGCTGTCGCAGGACGAAGCGAAAGCGGTCGGATTGATGCAGGCCAAAGCGGATGTGATCGAAAAAGCGGGTCTCGACGCTGTCGTCAGAAGCGAATTTGTTTTGCATGAAAAGGCTGAGAATGGTAAAGTTTATATGAAAGTTCTTTTTGAGGTGGAGCAATCGTTAATTCAAGAAGTGCCCATAGTCCAGATGCAGGGAGACTGA
- the ybeY gene encoding rRNA maturation RNase YbeY: MSLQLDYSNEQDKVNIPDAWIEKLQELLRLAGEAEGMSEGEVTLTFVDDAAIHELNREYRGIDRPTDVLSFAMQDDGTEELDIIFEVESEDELDPISGMLGDIIISVERAVSQSQEYGHSLEREIGFLFVHGYLHLIGYDHQDEASEAIMTAKQEAVLRQAGLTR; encoded by the coding sequence ATGAGCCTGCAATTGGATTACAGCAACGAACAAGATAAAGTCAACATTCCAGACGCCTGGATCGAGAAGCTGCAGGAGCTGCTTCGTCTGGCCGGAGAAGCAGAGGGTATGTCGGAGGGCGAGGTGACGCTGACCTTCGTCGATGATGCCGCCATTCACGAGCTTAACCGCGAATATCGCGGCATCGACCGTCCCACTGATGTGCTGTCGTTTGCGATGCAGGATGATGGCACGGAGGAGTTGGATATCATCTTCGAGGTCGAAAGCGAGGATGAGCTGGATCCCATCTCGGGCATGCTGGGCGACATCATTATATCTGTTGAAAGAGCCGTGTCACAGAGTCAGGAATATGGTCATTCCCTGGAACGTGAAATCGGATTTCTGTTCGTGCACGGCTATCTTCATCTGATCGGCTATGATCATCAGGATGAAGCATCCGAAGCCATTATGACAGCCAAGCAGGAGGCTGTGCTGCGGCAAGCGGGACTGACGCGATAA
- a CDS encoding diacylglycerol kinase family protein, which produces MASYLRSVRFALSGISFALRTERNMRFHCVAGAAAIALGLWLSLTALEWCLILFAIALVICLELVNTAIEQTVNLISPERHPVAKAAKDVAAGAVTTAAVFAIVIGLLVFGPPLWTIATQR; this is translated from the coding sequence ATGGCGTCCTATTTGCGAAGCGTGAGGTTCGCGCTGTCGGGCATTTCATTCGCCCTCCGAACAGAAAGAAACATGAGGTTTCATTGTGTGGCGGGGGCTGCTGCCATTGCATTGGGGTTATGGCTGTCGCTTACGGCGCTGGAGTGGTGTCTGATTCTGTTCGCCATAGCGCTTGTGATCTGCCTGGAGCTTGTGAACACGGCGATTGAGCAGACGGTCAATCTCATCAGCCCAGAACGGCATCCCGTGGCCAAAGCAGCCAAGGATGTTGCTGCGGGAGCCGTCACGACGGCGGCTGTATTCGCCATTGTGATTGGTCTCCTGGTGTTTGGTCCGCCGCTATGGACTATAGCGACGCAGCGTTAG
- the yqfC gene encoding sporulation protein YqfC, with protein MRHLKRKFRKLTAELLDMPQDVVYDLPRLTMIGDRQLYIENHRGVVQFSSERLRLALSKGQLEVTGSSLVIRTIWTEEVFIEGVITNIQLLS; from the coding sequence ATGCGCCACCTGAAACGCAAATTCCGCAAGCTTACGGCAGAGCTTCTTGATATGCCGCAGGATGTTGTGTATGACTTGCCTCGGCTCACCATGATTGGAGACCGTCAGCTATATATCGAAAATCATCGGGGCGTCGTTCAGTTCTCCAGCGAGCGTCTTCGTCTCGCGCTTAGCAAGGGACAGCTGGAGGTGACCGGAAGCTCGCTTGTCATACGGACGATATGGACCGAAGAGGTATTCATAGAAGGCGTGATCACCAATATTCAGCTGCTGAGCTGA
- the cdd gene encoding cytidine deaminase, whose protein sequence is MANKELSEPYVELLRAAREAMRRAYVPYSGFQVGAALLDRDGVIHYGCNVENAAYGPTNCAERTALFRAIADGHPPGQFQAIAVMGDTDGPITPCGVCRQVLVELCAPDMPVIMGNLKGEWTMKSVAELLPGAFTPLSLHKEEQS, encoded by the coding sequence ATGGCAAATAAGGAGCTATCAGAACCATACGTCGAGTTGTTGCGCGCCGCAAGGGAAGCTATGCGGCGCGCTTACGTGCCTTATTCGGGCTTTCAGGTAGGTGCGGCGCTCCTGGATCGGGACGGCGTCATTCATTATGGGTGCAATGTGGAGAATGCGGCATATGGACCAACCAATTGCGCGGAGCGCACCGCCTTGTTCCGGGCGATCGCCGACGGACATCCCCCTGGGCAGTTCCAAGCGATTGCTGTCATGGGAGACACGGATGGTCCCATCACTCCATGCGGTGTATGCCGGCAGGTGCTCGTTGAACTGTGTGCGCCGGATATGCCGGTTATTATGGGCAACTTAAAAGGAGAATGGACAATGAAATCGGTGGCGGAGCTGCTGCCGGGCGCTTTCACACCATTGTCGCTGCATAAGGAGGAGCAAAGCTAA
- a CDS encoding GatB/YqeY domain-containing protein, producing the protein MNLSERLTDDMKQAMKSQDKFKLTTIRMMRASVKNMEIELKRPLEDNEVLNILSREIKIRKDSLQEFQKAGRDDLVTGLAAEIEIISQYLPEQLTEEEIQEIVRQTIHELGASSKADMGKVMSALMPKTKGRADGKLVNQAVQQFLQ; encoded by the coding sequence ATGAACCTGAGCGAACGATTGACCGACGATATGAAGCAAGCCATGAAGAGTCAGGACAAGTTCAAGCTGACCACCATTCGTATGATGCGTGCGTCCGTTAAGAATATGGAGATTGAGCTTAAACGTCCCCTGGAAGATAATGAAGTGCTTAATATTCTTAGTCGCGAGATCAAAATACGTAAAGATTCCCTCCAAGAATTTCAAAAAGCCGGCCGCGATGACCTGGTAACAGGTCTTGCAGCAGAAATTGAAATTATTAGTCAATACCTTCCCGAGCAGCTGACTGAAGAAGAGATTCAAGAGATAGTAAGGCAGACCATCCATGAACTCGGTGCTTCTTCCAAAGCCGATATGGGGAAAGTGATGAGCGCTCTAATGCCCAAAACAAAGGGGCGCGCAGACGGTAAACTAGTAAATCAAGCGGTTCAGCAATTTCTGCAATAG
- the ltrA gene encoding group II intron reverse transcriptase/maturase: MRSHEEQRQQKISQESSRQRETVKPSGYAGAPSSSSAQVAPSSREANNDLLERMLRGDNLRLAYKRVVQNGGAPGVDSVTVANLQAYLKTHWETVKTELLAGTYRPMPVKRVEIPKPGGGVRLLGIPTVMDRFLQQALLQVMNPIFDADFSRHSYGFRPGKRAHDAVKQAQHYIQEGFRWVVDMDLAKFFDRVNHDMLMARVARKVTDKYVLKLIRAYLNAGVMANGVLEKTGEGTPQGGPLSPLLANILLDDLDKELTERGLRFARYADDCNIFVASKRAGERVMDSVTRFVEGKLKLKVNREKSAVDRPWNRKFLGFSFLRDKKATIRLAPQTISRFKEKVRELTNRTRSMSMENRIMQLNRYLIGWIGYFRLASAKGHCEKFDQWIRRRLRMCLWKQWKRVRTRIRELRGLGVPEWACFVMANSRRGAWEMSRNTNNALPTSYWEAKGLKSLLSRYLELC, from the coding sequence ATGCGTTCGCATGAAGAGCAAAGACAGCAGAAAATCTCGCAAGAGAGCTCGCGGCAAAGAGAAACGGTGAAGCCGTCAGGGTATGCCGGAGCGCCGAGTTCTTCGTCGGCACAAGTCGCCCCTTCCTCTCGCGAAGCGAATAACGACTTGTTAGAACGAATGCTCAGAGGAGATAACCTCAGGCTCGCCTACAAGCGAGTGGTACAGAACGGAGGAGCGCCCGGCGTGGACAGCGTAACGGTAGCGAATCTACAAGCTTACCTGAAAACACACTGGGAGACGGTGAAGACCGAGCTCCTTGCGGGAACCTACAGACCCATGCCCGTCAAACGGGTGGAAATCCCCAAACCCGGAGGCGGCGTGAGGCTGCTTGGCATCCCGACCGTGATGGACCGCTTTCTTCAACAAGCCCTTCTGCAAGTGATGAACCCGATCTTCGACGCGGACTTCTCAAGGCATAGCTATGGCTTTCGCCCTGGGAAGCGAGCGCATGACGCGGTAAAGCAAGCTCAACATTACATCCAAGAAGGGTTCCGCTGGGTCGTAGACATGGACTTAGCGAAGTTCTTTGACCGAGTAAACCACGACATGCTCATGGCAAGGGTGGCAAGGAAAGTGACGGACAAATATGTGTTAAAGCTCATTCGTGCCTACCTAAATGCAGGAGTTATGGCAAATGGCGTGCTCGAGAAAACGGGAGAGGGTACGCCGCAGGGCGGACCATTGAGTCCGCTCTTAGCGAACATTCTGTTGGACGACTTGGACAAAGAGCTAACCGAACGAGGATTGCGATTCGCCCGCTATGCGGACGACTGCAATATATTCGTTGCGAGTAAACGTGCGGGAGAACGCGTCATGGATTCGGTAACACGCTTCGTAGAAGGGAAGCTGAAACTGAAAGTGAATCGAGAGAAAAGCGCGGTAGATCGCCCTTGGAACCGTAAGTTCCTCGGATTCAGTTTCCTGAGGGATAAGAAAGCGACGATTCGATTAGCCCCACAAACCATCTCACGATTCAAAGAGAAGGTGCGAGAGCTGACGAACCGAACGCGATCGATGTCTATGGAAAACCGGATTATGCAACTAAACCGCTATCTCATCGGCTGGATTGGCTATTTCCGGCTAGCCTCAGCAAAAGGTCACTGCGAGAAATTCGACCAGTGGATTCGGCGCAGGTTACGCATGTGTCTCTGGAAGCAATGGAAACGGGTACGTACTCGTATCCGAGAACTCCGAGGACTCGGGGTCCCAGAATGGGCATGTTTCGTCATGGCTAACTCCAGACGCGGAGCGTGGGAAATGTCTCGAAACACAAACAACGCCCTTCCAACTTCCTATTGGGAAGCAAAAGGGCTGAAAAGTTTGCTTTCTCGTTATTTGGAGCTTTGTTAA
- the rpsU gene encoding 30S ribosomal protein S21, which yields MSETKVRKNETIDAALRRFKRSIAKDGVLAEVKKRKHYEKPSVKRKKKSEAARKRKF from the coding sequence GTGTCTGAAACGAAAGTTCGCAAAAACGAAACTATTGATGCTGCGCTTCGCCGCTTTAAACGTTCCATCGCTAAAGACGGTGTCCTCGCTGAGGTGAAAAAACGCAAGCATTATGAGAAGCCAAGCGTAAAGCGCAAGAAGAAGTCCGAGGCTGCGCGTAAGAGAAAGTTTTAG
- a CDS encoding HDIG domain-containing metalloprotein — protein MNLNGTSKKGNTGTAKAHKPGWRQSPAVRWLLFMLFVLLFYFSLSPHVIPETYDIAEGAVSEKDIKAPYQIRDEKATRQAEEAAANRIEDIYSNVSLRNEALVEQIMYRIDQLNMDDEVTTENKIEIYRYEIPKRYTEHIEQFIESNRGKGLYSDSLLDEMAEVASKQQYAIPEETFYKMPQLTSTQLQEMRTVAREIVRKLMSEQLREAETARMQVAELVNASSLSSRTEREIVQELARFSIMPNKFLDTDATEEAKVQAKQNTPPVVYNEGDVIVKRGQTITADMYKLLSDSNLLQDKRHYWPQAGLLVLALMFVVLIYAYLHQSGGLGGARPKYGNAQLLMLWLIFFINMLAMQIISFTQTDTAPYAGYLAPVALGAMLITLLLDMHLAIISSFLFTIMGSVILNTQPNMLFDFKFGFFVIVVSLAAIFSIHRASQRSAILKAGIMVSLFGSASVMAILMLTEQLDRMPFMYSVAFAFASGLLTAVLVIGLMPFFEVTFGILSALKLVELSNPNHPLLRKLLTETPGTYHHSVMVGNLSEAAAESIGADGLLCRVGSFYHDIGKTKRPNYFIENQTNIENPHDTIDPKLSKSIIVAHARDGVDMLKAHNIPKPLRDIAEQHHGTTSLKYFYHKAVKQAEEQGMEPTFTEDDFRYPGPKAQSKEAAVVGIADCVEAAVRSLRNPTVEQVEAMIHKIIKSRLDDNQYNECDLTLKELDKVAQSLKESVIGIFHSRIEYPDDAKTKERTN, from the coding sequence ATGAATCTGAACGGGACAAGCAAAAAAGGGAACACGGGCACGGCAAAAGCACATAAGCCGGGCTGGAGGCAAAGTCCCGCCGTTAGATGGCTGTTATTCATGCTGTTCGTGCTCCTGTTCTACTTTAGTCTGTCTCCGCACGTCATTCCGGAAACCTACGACATCGCAGAAGGCGCCGTCAGCGAGAAGGACATCAAAGCGCCTTATCAGATTCGCGACGAGAAAGCGACTCGGCAGGCGGAAGAGGCGGCGGCAAATCGAATTGAGGATATATACAGCAACGTCTCGCTCCGAAACGAAGCTCTCGTGGAGCAAATCATGTACCGGATCGACCAGCTGAACATGGACGATGAGGTCACCACCGAAAATAAAATCGAAATTTACCGTTATGAAATTCCAAAGCGGTATACGGAGCATATAGAGCAGTTCATCGAGTCGAACAGAGGCAAGGGGCTGTACAGCGACTCGCTGCTGGATGAGATGGCCGAGGTCGCTTCGAAGCAGCAATACGCGATCCCGGAGGAGACCTTCTACAAGATGCCGCAGCTGACCTCCACGCAGCTCCAGGAGATGCGGACCGTCGCGCGCGAGATTGTGCGCAAGCTGATGAGCGAGCAGCTGAGAGAAGCGGAGACGGCGCGCATGCAAGTGGCCGAGCTGGTCAACGCGAGCTCGCTGTCCAGCCGGACGGAGAGGGAAATTGTCCAGGAGCTGGCCAGATTCTCCATCATGCCGAACAAGTTTCTGGACACGGACGCGACAGAGGAAGCCAAGGTGCAGGCGAAGCAGAACACTCCTCCCGTCGTGTATAACGAGGGGGACGTCATCGTCAAGCGGGGACAGACGATTACAGCGGATATGTACAAGCTGCTGTCTGATTCCAACCTGCTGCAGGACAAGCGTCATTATTGGCCGCAGGCCGGCTTGCTGGTGCTGGCTCTTATGTTTGTTGTTCTCATCTACGCCTATCTGCATCAGTCCGGCGGCTTGGGCGGCGCACGGCCCAAATACGGCAATGCCCAGCTTCTGATGTTATGGCTGATCTTCTTCATCAATATGCTGGCGATGCAGATTATCTCATTTACACAGACTGACACTGCGCCATACGCAGGCTACCTGGCGCCTGTCGCGCTGGGCGCCATGCTGATTACGCTGCTGCTGGATATGCATCTTGCTATTATCAGCTCCTTCCTGTTCACCATCATGGGCAGTGTTATCCTGAATACGCAGCCGAACATGCTGTTTGATTTCAAATTCGGATTTTTTGTTATCGTGGTGTCGCTGGCCGCGATCTTCTCCATCCATCGAGCCAGCCAGCGATCTGCGATTCTGAAAGCGGGCATTATGGTCAGCCTCTTCGGGTCGGCTTCGGTTATGGCTATTCTGATGCTGACGGAGCAGCTGGATCGGATGCCGTTTATGTATTCGGTTGCTTTCGCCTTCGCGAGCGGCTTGCTGACAGCTGTGCTTGTTATCGGCCTGATGCCGTTCTTTGAGGTTACCTTCGGTATCCTGTCCGCGCTTAAGCTGGTGGAGCTGTCCAATCCGAACCATCCGCTGCTGCGCAAGCTGCTGACCGAGACGCCGGGCACTTATCATCACAGCGTCATGGTGGGCAATTTATCGGAGGCGGCGGCGGAATCCATCGGAGCGGACGGGCTGCTGTGCCGAGTCGGTTCGTTCTACCATGATATCGGGAAGACAAAACGTCCCAATTATTTTATCGAAAACCAGACCAATATCGAGAACCCGCATGACACCATCGATCCCAAGCTGAGTAAATCCATTATCGTGGCTCATGCCCGGGACGGGGTTGATATGCTGAAGGCGCACAATATTCCGAAGCCGCTTCGCGATATTGCGGAGCAGCATCATGGCACAACCTCTCTCAAGTACTTCTATCACAAGGCGGTCAAGCAGGCTGAGGAGCAAGGAATGGAGCCGACGTTCACGGAGGATGACTTCCGTTATCCCGGCCCGAAGGCGCAGTCCAAGGAGGCCGCTGTCGTCGGTATTGCAGATTGCGTGGAAGCGGCCGTACGCAGCCTTCGCAATCCCACCGTGGAGCAGGTGGAGGCGATGATTCACAAGATCATTAAAAGCCGTCTCGACGACAATCAATATAACGAATGTGACCTAACCTTGAAGGAGCTGGACAAGGTGGCGCAATCCCTGAAGGAAAGCGTAATTGGCATATTCCACTCCCGCATTGAATATCCGGACGACGCGAAGACAAAGGAGCGTACGAATTAG